The Zobellia alginiliquefaciens genome contains a region encoding:
- a CDS encoding bifunctional UDP-3-O-[3-hydroxymyristoyl] N-acetylglucosamine deacetylase/3-hydroxyacyl-ACP dehydratase, which translates to MKQRTIKKEVILKGVGLHTGADVTMKFVPAPENHGYAFKRVDLEGEPIIEADANYVINTQRGTNLEKRGVKIQTSEHVLAAFVGLEVDNVLIELDAPEPPIMDGSSKYFVQAIEEAGIEEQNAEREEYIVKDVISFKDEATGSEITVIPSEEYQVTTMVDFGTKVLGTQNATLEHLSDFKNEISEARTFSFLHELEMLLENGLIKGGDLNNAIVYVDKEISEETMKKLESAFDKKKLSVKPNGILDNLTLHQPNEAARHKLLDVIGDVALAGTRIRGKIIANKPGHYVNTQFAKKISKIIKLEKRNKVPQYDLNQPPLMDIHQIMDMLPHRPPFLLIDRILELSDTHVVGMKNVTMNENFFVGHFPGAPVMPGVLQVEAMAQTGGILVLSTVPDPENYLTFFMKMDNVKFKQKVLPGDTLTFHCSLITPIRRGICHMQAYAYANNKLVCEAELMAQIAKKK; encoded by the coding sequence ATGAAACAGAGAACCATTAAGAAAGAGGTTATTCTAAAGGGCGTTGGTCTTCACACCGGTGCCGATGTAACCATGAAATTTGTTCCCGCACCAGAAAATCACGGGTACGCATTTAAAAGAGTAGACCTAGAAGGTGAACCGATTATTGAGGCGGATGCCAATTATGTAATCAATACACAAAGAGGGACCAACTTAGAAAAGAGAGGGGTTAAAATCCAGACTTCGGAACACGTTTTGGCTGCTTTCGTAGGCTTGGAGGTTGATAATGTACTTATTGAACTAGATGCTCCGGAACCTCCCATTATGGACGGTTCTTCTAAATATTTTGTTCAGGCTATTGAAGAAGCTGGTATTGAAGAGCAAAATGCGGAACGGGAAGAGTATATTGTAAAAGACGTTATCTCTTTTAAGGACGAAGCAACAGGTAGTGAGATTACCGTGATACCATCAGAGGAATATCAGGTAACTACTATGGTAGACTTTGGTACCAAAGTTTTGGGAACGCAAAATGCCACATTGGAGCACTTGTCAGATTTTAAAAATGAAATCTCTGAGGCACGTACGTTTAGTTTTCTGCATGAGTTAGAAATGCTTTTGGAAAACGGACTCATTAAAGGAGGGGACCTTAATAACGCTATTGTATATGTAGATAAGGAGATTTCCGAAGAAACCATGAAGAAGTTAGAAAGTGCTTTTGATAAGAAAAAACTTTCGGTTAAACCTAATGGTATTTTGGACAATCTTACTTTACACCAACCCAATGAGGCGGCACGCCATAAGTTATTGGATGTAATAGGAGATGTTGCTTTAGCTGGTACCCGTATTAGAGGAAAAATAATTGCCAATAAGCCCGGTCATTATGTAAATACCCAGTTTGCAAAGAAAATTTCAAAAATTATAAAATTAGAGAAACGCAATAAGGTTCCTCAATATGATTTGAATCAACCTCCTTTGATGGATATTCATCAAATTATGGATATGCTTCCACACAGACCTCCATTTTTGTTGATAGATCGTATCTTGGAGTTATCGGATACGCATGTGGTGGGAATGAAAAACGTGACAATGAACGAAAATTTCTTTGTTGGCCATTTTCCAGGAGCACCGGTTATGCCGGGAGTATTGCAGGTTGAGGCAATGGCTCAAACAGGAGGAATCCTAGTTTTAAGTACCGTTCCTGATCCGGAAAATTATTTAACATTTTTCATGAAAATGGATAATGTTAAGTTCAAACAAAAAGTACTTCCAGGTGATACGTTAACATTTCACTGTAGCCTTATTACGCCAATAAGAAGAGGTATTTGTCATATGCAGGCGTATGCTTACGCAAATAATAAGTTAGTATGTGAAGCAGAATTAATGGCGCAAATAGCTAAAAAGAAATAG
- the lpxD gene encoding UDP-3-O-(3-hydroxymyristoyl)glucosamine N-acyltransferase gives MVFTAGQIAGILEGELEGNPEITVHKLAKIEEGEKGALTFLANPKYTSHIYSTKASITIVNKDFVPEQKLETILIKVEDAYEAFSKILEFYNQVKNNKSGIEEPVFKSETVTYGDNFYLGAFSYLGNNVTIGDNVKIHPNVYIGDNISIGNNVSIFAGAKVYSETVIGNNCVINSGVVIGADGFGFSPDKNGEYQKVPQTGNVILEDNVDIGAGTTIDRATLGSTILRKGVKLDNQIQIAHNVEIGEHTVIAAQTGIAGSTKIGRRCMIGGQVGIVGHITIGDNVKIQAQSGIGRNIKSNEVLQGSPALNYGDYNKSYVYFKNLPKILNRIDELEKNYSDQYKNETENH, from the coding sequence ATGGTATTTACAGCAGGTCAAATTGCAGGTATTTTAGAAGGTGAACTAGAAGGAAATCCAGAGATTACCGTTCACAAATTGGCCAAGATAGAGGAGGGCGAGAAAGGCGCTTTGACTTTTTTGGCTAATCCTAAGTATACTTCCCATATTTATTCTACTAAGGCATCTATAACAATAGTTAATAAAGATTTTGTTCCCGAGCAAAAACTTGAGACTATCCTTATTAAGGTGGAGGATGCGTACGAGGCGTTTTCAAAAATATTGGAATTTTATAATCAGGTAAAAAATAATAAGTCAGGCATTGAGGAGCCCGTGTTTAAATCGGAAACGGTTACATATGGTGATAATTTTTATCTGGGGGCATTTTCTTACCTGGGAAACAATGTTACTATTGGGGATAATGTAAAAATTCATCCTAATGTATATATTGGTGACAATATATCCATTGGTAATAATGTAAGTATTTTTGCGGGAGCTAAGGTGTATTCCGAAACCGTGATAGGAAATAACTGTGTCATTAATAGTGGAGTGGTTATTGGAGCGGACGGATTTGGATTTAGCCCAGATAAAAATGGCGAATATCAAAAAGTACCGCAAACAGGTAATGTTATTCTTGAGGATAACGTAGATATAGGAGCAGGAACTACAATAGACAGGGCTACTTTAGGTTCTACTATTTTGAGAAAAGGCGTAAAACTGGATAATCAGATTCAGATTGCCCATAATGTTGAAATTGGTGAACATACCGTAATTGCCGCTCAAACGGGTATTGCAGGTTCTACCAAGATAGGAAGACGTTGTATGATTGGCGGGCAAGTAGGTATTGTAGGGCATATTACCATTGGTGATAATGTAAAGATACAGGCACAATCCGGTATTGGCCGTAACATAAAGAGCAATGAAGTGTTACAGGGCTCACCGGCTTTAAACTATGGTGATTATAATAAATCCTACGTTTACTTTAAGAACTTACCGAAGATTTTAAATAGAATTGACGAACTGGAAAAAAACTACAGCGATCAATACAAGAATGAAACAGAGAACCATTAA
- the fabG gene encoding 3-oxoacyl-[acyl-carrier-protein] reductase, translating into MKLLEGKNAIITGASRGIGTGIARVFAENGANVAFTYSSSEAPALELEKELTALGIKAKAYKSNAASFEAAEKLVADVLEDFGGIDILINNAGITKDNLLMRMSEADFDSVIEINLKSVFNMTKAVQRTMLKQRKGSIVNMSSVVGVKGNAGQTNYAASKAGMIGFTKSVALELGSRNIRCNAVAPGFIETEMTDKLDEKVVQGWRDGIPLKRGGSPEDIANACLYFASDLSAYVTGQVLNVDGGMLT; encoded by the coding sequence ATGAAATTGTTAGAAGGAAAAAATGCAATTATCACTGGAGCCAGTAGAGGAATAGGTACAGGCATCGCAAGGGTTTTTGCCGAAAATGGAGCCAATGTGGCTTTTACGTACAGCTCAAGTGAAGCGCCGGCATTGGAACTTGAAAAGGAGCTAACTGCATTGGGCATAAAAGCAAAAGCATACAAAAGTAATGCGGCAAGTTTTGAAGCCGCTGAAAAGTTGGTTGCAGATGTTCTTGAGGATTTTGGTGGTATAGATATCTTGATTAACAATGCAGGTATTACCAAAGATAACTTGCTTATGCGTATGTCAGAAGCTGATTTTGATAGCGTTATAGAAATCAACTTAAAGTCGGTTTTTAATATGACCAAAGCGGTTCAGCGTACCATGCTGAAACAAAGAAAAGGTAGTATTGTAAATATGAGTAGTGTGGTCGGTGTTAAAGGGAATGCAGGTCAGACAAACTACGCAGCTTCAAAAGCCGGTATGATTGGGTTTACAAAATCTGTGGCTTTGGAGTTAGGCTCAAGGAATATTAGGTGTAATGCTGTTGCCCCAGGTTTTATTGAAACTGAAATGACTGATAAGCTTGATGAAAAAGTGGTTCAGGGTTGGAGAGATGGTATTCCGTTAAAAAGAGGGGGTTCTCCAGAAGATATTGCAAATGCTTGCCTATATTTTGCGTCAGACTTATCGGCCTATGTTACGGGTCAGGTGCTGAACGTAGATGGCGGCATGCTTACATAA
- the lpxA gene encoding acyl-ACP--UDP-N-acetylglucosamine O-acyltransferase, producing the protein MNQPLAYIHPGAKIAKNVVVEPFTTIHNNVTIGDGTWIGSNVTIMEGARIGKNCNIFPGAVISAAPQDLKYNGEDTIVTIGDNTTIRECATIHKGTSDRNKTVIGQNCLIMAYCHIAHDCIVGDNCIFSNNSTLAGHVTIGDNVILAGLVAVHQFVSVGQHAFVTGGSLVRKDVPPFVKAAREPLSYVGINSVGLRRRGFQSEKIREIQNIYRILYQKHYNNSQATQIIEAEMEATPERDEILQFIRDSQRGIMKGYFSNN; encoded by the coding sequence ATGAATCAACCCCTTGCCTATATTCACCCGGGCGCAAAGATTGCTAAAAATGTTGTGGTAGAGCCTTTTACCACAATTCATAACAACGTAACGATTGGTGATGGCACTTGGATCGGTTCTAATGTGACCATAATGGAAGGTGCTCGCATTGGTAAAAATTGTAATATTTTTCCTGGCGCCGTAATTTCCGCTGCACCCCAAGATTTAAAATACAATGGTGAAGATACTATTGTAACCATTGGTGACAACACCACTATTCGTGAATGTGCTACAATTCATAAAGGTACTTCCGATAGAAATAAAACCGTAATTGGTCAGAATTGTCTAATAATGGCGTATTGCCATATTGCGCATGATTGTATTGTTGGTGATAACTGTATTTTCTCTAACAATTCTACACTTGCAGGGCACGTTACTATTGGTGATAATGTAATTCTCGCAGGATTGGTAGCTGTTCATCAATTTGTATCTGTTGGTCAGCATGCTTTTGTTACTGGCGGATCTTTGGTTAGAAAAGATGTGCCTCCATTTGTAAAAGCTGCACGTGAGCCGCTTTCGTACGTTGGTATCAATTCCGTAGGTTTGCGTAGACGTGGTTTTCAATCTGAAAAGATTCGTGAAATACAGAACATCTACCGTATTCTTTACCAGAAACACTACAACAATTCACAGGCAACCCAGATTATTGAAGCTGAAATGGAAGCTACTCCTGAAAGGGATGAGATTCTTCAGTTTATTAGGGATTCCCAACGTGGAATTATGAAAGGGTATTTTAGCAATAATTAA
- the efp gene encoding elongation factor P, which yields MASTSDIRKGLCIRYNNDIYKIIEFLHVKPGKGPAFVRTKLKSVSTGKVLDNTFSAGHKIEDVRVETRSYQFLYPEGETYHFMNTDDYNQITLQESSLDAPGLLKEGEVVKILFNTEDSMPLSVEMPASVVLEVTYTEPGVKGNTATNATKPAKVETGAEVNVPLFINEGDKIKIETDKGTYMERVKE from the coding sequence ATGGCTTCAACATCAGATATTAGAAAAGGACTTTGTATTCGTTACAATAATGATATTTATAAAATCATTGAATTTTTGCACGTTAAACCGGGCAAGGGTCCTGCTTTTGTTCGTACCAAATTAAAAAGTGTTTCCACTGGTAAAGTATTGGATAATACTTTTTCCGCTGGCCATAAAATAGAGGATGTTCGTGTTGAAACACGTTCGTACCAATTTTTGTATCCTGAAGGAGAAACCTATCACTTCATGAACACGGATGATTATAACCAAATTACACTTCAAGAAAGTTCTCTTGATGCTCCGGGATTATTGAAAGAAGGAGAAGTTGTAAAAATCCTTTTCAATACAGAGGATAGCATGCCATTATCGGTAGAGATGCCTGCAAGTGTTGTGCTAGAGGTAACGTATACCGAACCTGGTGTAAAGGGTAATACAGCAACTAATGCCACAAAACCTGCTAAGGTTGAAACCGGGGCAGAAGTAAATGTGCCCTTATTCATCAATGAAGGTGATAAGATAAAAATAGAGACCGATAAAGGGACCTATATGGAGCGTGTTAAGGAATAA
- a CDS encoding UDP-3-O-(3-hydroxymyristoyl)glucosamine N-acyltransferase: MKFPQPQELKTVAELINCDYVGADDFQVLGMNEIHVVENGDIVFVDHPKYYDKALASKATIVLINKKVDCPEGKALLISDDPFRDFNKLSVHFRPFERAINSVAMSAEVGEGTIVQPNAFIGNNVKIGKNCLIHANVCLYDNCVIGDNVIIHSGSVLGGDAFYYKNRPEGFDKLISCGRVVIEDDVEIGALCTIDKGVTGDTTIKKGTKLDNQVHVGHDTVIGEKCLIASQTGIAGCVIIEDEVTLWGQVGTNSGITIGKKAVIMGQTGVTKSVAGGKSYFGTPIEESREKLKQLAYVKKIPSILKKLEE, encoded by the coding sequence TTGAAATTTCCACAACCACAAGAACTAAAGACCGTAGCCGAATTAATTAATTGTGATTATGTTGGCGCTGATGATTTTCAGGTTTTGGGTATGAACGAGATTCATGTGGTTGAAAACGGAGATATAGTTTTTGTAGATCACCCTAAATATTATGATAAGGCATTGGCTTCAAAGGCCACGATTGTACTTATCAATAAAAAAGTGGATTGCCCAGAAGGAAAGGCACTTTTAATTTCCGATGACCCCTTTCGGGATTTCAATAAGCTTTCGGTGCATTTTCGTCCTTTTGAACGAGCCATAAATTCAGTTGCTATGTCTGCGGAAGTGGGAGAGGGGACCATCGTTCAGCCTAATGCATTTATTGGAAACAACGTAAAAATCGGAAAGAATTGCCTGATTCATGCCAATGTGTGTTTATATGATAATTGTGTAATCGGTGATAATGTAATCATTCACTCCGGTTCCGTTTTGGGAGGCGACGCTTTTTACTACAAAAACCGTCCAGAAGGTTTTGATAAACTTATTTCTTGTGGCCGTGTGGTTATTGAAGATGATGTAGAAATTGGTGCACTTTGTACCATTGATAAAGGGGTTACAGGCGATACGACCATAAAAAAGGGAACAAAATTGGACAATCAGGTGCATGTGGGGCATGACACTGTCATTGGTGAAAAGTGCTTGATAGCCTCGCAAACCGGTATTGCAGGATGTGTAATTATAGAAGATGAAGTAACACTATGGGGCCAAGTAGGTACCAATAGCGGAATTACCATAGGAAAGAAAGCGGTTATAATGGGGCAGACCGGAGTGACCAAATCGGTCGCAGGTGGCAAGAGTTATTTTGGTACACCCATAGAAGAATCACGTGAAAAGCTAAAACAATTGGCTTATGTGAAGAAAATCCCGTCTATTCTTAAAAAATTAGAAGAATAA
- a CDS encoding vWA domain-containing protein, with protein sequence MNTQTILFIILAAIVSLVLVLFQCFYKNKRKDKLSVALAFLRFITFFSGFLLLINPKFTKNEYTTEKANLLVLKDNSSSMASSKLAIEKTIESLKESDELNKRFSLTEYNFGAELKDNDSLTFAEKNTNISKALSALKEVYSATNSAIVLISDGNQTLGRDYDFQSEQQQFPVFPIAVGDTTRYEDVAISQVNTNRYAFLKNKYPVEIYISYTGSEKVSVPIQVSLNGKTVFRQTLSFSDTHTSEVVNPLLEANSIGAKNLQVSVGALKNERNVANNKRTVVVEVIDEKTNIALVSSLLHPDLGAIKKSIESNGQRSVTIMKPNAGAKELEEVDLFILYQPNGSFKNLFSYIEKKQANTFTITGPKTDWNFLNRVQKKYTKNSYNQEEEVFAVLNSGFGLFGSGEFTVDDFPPLQSSLGDIVLHGKNDILLTQKIKGVDLNQPLLAVFEANGKRDAALFGENIWKWRVQTYGNLQSFQNFDDLIGKLVLYLATNKSRQRLTLDYENVYAGSNEARISATYFDKAFVFDANAEIVLKLKKSKTKAVTEVPMLLKGSYYEADLSNLQAGTYDFSATVKKDNLSKTGSFTILDFDVEKQFLATNDTKLNRLAENTGGRLFYPNQNSDLIQTLSNDNRFLPTQKNKQNVVSLIDFRLLLGLMVIALAAEWFLRKYNGLI encoded by the coding sequence ATGAACACCCAGACGATTCTCTTTATAATCTTAGCCGCAATTGTTTCATTGGTGCTGGTGTTATTTCAGTGTTTCTATAAAAATAAGAGAAAGGATAAGCTTAGTGTAGCTCTGGCGTTCTTACGTTTTATAACATTCTTCTCGGGGTTTCTTCTCCTTATAAACCCGAAGTTTACCAAAAACGAGTATACCACTGAGAAAGCCAATTTACTGGTTTTAAAGGATAATTCCTCATCTATGGCTTCATCCAAATTAGCTATAGAGAAAACAATAGAAAGTCTTAAGGAAAGTGATGAACTCAATAAACGTTTTTCACTTACGGAGTATAATTTTGGCGCGGAGTTAAAGGATAATGATAGCTTGACTTTTGCAGAAAAAAACACCAATATTTCAAAAGCATTATCGGCATTAAAAGAAGTGTATTCAGCTACTAATTCTGCTATTGTTTTAATTTCTGATGGAAATCAGACTTTAGGTCGCGACTACGATTTTCAGAGTGAACAACAACAATTTCCTGTTTTTCCCATTGCTGTGGGAGATACTACGCGTTATGAAGATGTAGCTATTTCTCAAGTGAATACAAATAGGTATGCCTTTCTAAAAAATAAATATCCCGTAGAAATTTATATTTCATACACCGGAAGTGAAAAGGTAAGTGTTCCCATTCAAGTTTCATTAAACGGCAAGACGGTTTTTAGGCAAACACTTTCATTTTCCGACACTCATACAAGTGAAGTGGTCAATCCGTTACTAGAAGCAAATTCTATTGGGGCTAAAAATCTTCAGGTTTCTGTTGGAGCACTTAAAAATGAACGAAACGTAGCAAATAATAAAAGAACGGTCGTTGTAGAGGTTATAGATGAAAAAACAAATATAGCCTTGGTTTCTAGTTTGTTACATCCGGATTTAGGGGCGATAAAAAAATCAATAGAAAGTAATGGTCAGCGTTCGGTAACCATTATGAAACCCAATGCGGGGGCCAAGGAATTGGAAGAGGTAGACCTTTTTATTTTATACCAACCTAACGGTTCTTTTAAAAATTTATTCAGCTATATAGAGAAGAAACAGGCCAATACATTTACCATTACGGGGCCTAAAACCGATTGGAATTTCTTGAACCGAGTTCAAAAGAAATACACAAAAAATAGTTACAATCAAGAGGAAGAGGTATTCGCTGTTTTAAATTCTGGCTTCGGTCTCTTTGGCAGTGGGGAATTTACGGTAGATGATTTCCCTCCACTTCAAAGTAGTTTGGGAGATATTGTGTTACATGGTAAAAATGATATTTTGTTGACGCAAAAAATTAAGGGCGTCGATTTAAATCAGCCTTTATTAGCGGTATTCGAAGCAAATGGAAAGAGAGATGCTGCGTTATTTGGGGAAAATATATGGAAATGGCGTGTACAGACTTACGGAAATCTGCAGAGTTTCCAAAATTTTGATGACCTTATAGGGAAACTTGTTTTGTATCTGGCAACCAATAAATCTAGACAGCGGCTGACCTTAGATTATGAAAATGTTTACGCAGGAAGTAACGAAGCAAGAATTTCAGCGACCTATTTTGACAAAGCGTTCGTTTTTGATGCAAATGCTGAAATAGTACTCAAGCTAAAAAAATCAAAGACAAAAGCAGTTACGGAAGTGCCAATGTTGCTGAAAGGGAGCTACTATGAGGCAGATTTAAGTAATCTACAAGCGGGAACCTATGATTTCTCCGCAACGGTAAAAAAAGACAATTTATCCAAAACAGGAAGTTTTACTATTTTGGATTTTGATGTTGAAAAACAGTTTTTAGCTACGAATGATACGAAGTTAAATCGTTTGGCGGAAAATACTGGTGGACGTTTGTTTTATCCGAATCAAAATTCGGATTTAATTCAGACGCTATCAAACGATAATCGCTTTTTACCTACCCAGAAAAACAAGCAAAATGTCGTATCTTTGATAGATTTCAGACTATTGTTGGGGCTAATGGTTATTGCCCTTGCAGCGGAATGGTTTTTAAGAAAATATAACGGATTAATATAA
- the sucD gene encoding succinate--CoA ligase subunit alpha, producing MSVLVNKDSKIIVQGFTGSEGTFHAEQMIEYGTNVVGGVTPGKGGQEHLGRPVFNTVEEAVEKVGADTTIIFVPPAFAADAIMEAASAGIKVIITITEGIPVADMVKASNYIKHMDCRLVGPNCPGVITPGEAKVGIMPGFVFKKGNVGIVSKSGTLTYEAADQVVRQGLGITTAIGIGGDPIIGTTTKEAVELLINDPETECVVMIGEIGGQLEADAAKWYKESGSKKPVVGFIAGETAPAGRTMGHAGAIVGGSDDTAQAKKKIMRDHGIHVVDSPAEIGIKVKEVMG from the coding sequence ATGAGCGTTTTAGTCAATAAAGATTCCAAGATAATAGTTCAGGGCTTTACAGGTAGTGAAGGTACTTTTCACGCAGAACAAATGATCGAGTACGGTACCAATGTTGTTGGTGGTGTAACTCCTGGTAAAGGAGGTCAAGAACATTTGGGAAGACCTGTGTTTAATACGGTTGAAGAAGCTGTTGAAAAGGTTGGTGCGGATACTACCATAATTTTTGTACCGCCAGCTTTTGCTGCTGATGCTATTATGGAAGCTGCCAGTGCGGGTATTAAAGTAATTATTACTATTACCGAAGGTATTCCTGTTGCCGACATGGTAAAGGCTTCTAATTACATTAAGCACATGGATTGCCGTTTGGTAGGTCCTAACTGTCCAGGTGTAATTACTCCAGGAGAGGCTAAAGTAGGTATTATGCCTGGTTTTGTATTTAAAAAAGGAAACGTTGGTATTGTATCTAAATCAGGTACGTTAACGTATGAAGCTGCCGATCAGGTAGTGCGCCAAGGTTTAGGTATTACAACCGCAATCGGTATTGGTGGTGATCCAATTATTGGCACAACAACAAAAGAGGCCGTTGAGCTATTGATTAACGATCCAGAGACCGAATGTGTTGTAATGATTGGTGAGATAGGTGGTCAATTAGAAGCAGATGCTGCTAAATGGTACAAAGAAAGCGGCAGCAAGAAACCGGTTGTTGGTTTTATTGCCGGAGAAACTGCTCCTGCTGGTAGAACTATGGGTCATGCCGGTGCTATCGTTGGTGGAAGCGATGATACAGCTCAAGCTAAAAAGAAAATTATGAGAGATCACGGAATCCACGTGGTCGATTCTCCTGCTGAAATTGGCATAAAAGTAAAAGAAGTTATGGGTTAA
- a CDS encoding HD domain-containing protein — translation MTNSRKLKIFNDPIYGFITIPNGLIFELIGHPYFQRLRRISQMGLSYLVYPGAHHTRFHHALGSMHLMQKALQVLRYKGVEISEEEEEGLCIAILLHDIGHGPFSHAMEHSIVESTDHEYISLQFMEALNTIFNGRLTLAISIFKGQYEKRFLNQLVSSQLDMDRLDYLKRDSFYTGVAEGNINSERLITMLNVVDGNLVVEEKGVYSVEKFLMARRFMYWQVYLHKTGIVAEQLLIKILQRAKEIMNDGQVIVCSDALRFFMENRIEKQNFDQEILTIFSKLDDVDVLAAIKLWQDHPDFILSKLCGMLINRRFLKVKLKNSPIDDAVFQKHTARVKEKYKLTDRETTYFVFKGRIENKAYDRHHQNINILKKNKKLIDVAKASDQFNLKALSRTVTKYYICYPKDSV, via the coding sequence TTGACAAACTCAAGAAAGCTTAAAATTTTTAATGATCCAATTTACGGATTTATTACTATTCCTAATGGACTAATATTCGAGTTGATCGGTCATCCGTATTTTCAGCGTCTGCGAAGAATATCTCAAATGGGCTTGTCCTATTTAGTGTACCCTGGGGCGCACCATACAAGATTTCATCATGCTCTAGGTTCAATGCATTTAATGCAAAAAGCTTTGCAGGTCCTTAGGTATAAGGGCGTAGAGATAAGCGAGGAAGAGGAGGAAGGCTTGTGTATTGCTATTCTTTTGCATGATATAGGGCATGGACCTTTTTCTCATGCTATGGAGCATAGTATTGTAGAAAGCACCGATCACGAATACATTTCGTTGCAATTCATGGAGGCTTTGAACACTATCTTTAACGGAAGATTAACGCTTGCCATTTCAATTTTTAAAGGACAATATGAAAAGCGGTTTCTAAACCAGTTGGTATCCAGTCAGTTGGATATGGATCGTTTGGATTACCTTAAAAGAGATAGTTTTTACACCGGTGTTGCTGAGGGTAATATAAACTCGGAACGATTGATTACCATGCTCAATGTAGTTGATGGAAACCTAGTAGTTGAAGAAAAGGGAGTGTATTCTGTTGAAAAATTCCTGATGGCCAGAAGGTTTATGTATTGGCAAGTATATCTGCATAAAACGGGTATTGTGGCTGAGCAGCTATTGATTAAGATATTGCAACGAGCCAAGGAAATCATGAATGACGGTCAGGTTATAGTTTGTAGTGATGCACTTCGGTTTTTTATGGAGAACAGAATTGAGAAACAAAATTTTGACCAGGAAATTTTAACCATATTCTCAAAATTGGATGATGTAGATGTTTTGGCCGCTATAAAGTTATGGCAAGACCATCCAGATTTTATCTTGTCTAAGCTATGCGGTATGCTTATAAACAGGCGGTTTTTAAAAGTAAAATTGAAGAACAGTCCTATTGATGACGCAGTTTTTCAAAAACATACTGCACGGGTTAAGGAAAAATATAAACTTACCGATAGAGAAACCACATATTTTGTTTTTAAAGGTAGGATTGAGAACAAAGCGTATGATCGTCATCATCAGAACATCAATATATTAAAGAAAAACAAAAAGTTGATTGATGTGGCAAAAGCATCTGATCAGTTTAATCTTAAAGCGTTATCAAGAACGGTAACAAAATATTATATCTGTTATCCCAAAGATTCTGTTTAA